In Dama dama isolate Ldn47 chromosome 20, ASM3311817v1, whole genome shotgun sequence, a single window of DNA contains:
- the LOC133040250 gene encoding dnaJ homolog subfamily B member 6-like translates to MVNYYKVLGVPHNASSSDIKKAYHQLALRVHPDKNSENREAAEEKFKQIAEAYAVLSDAEKRDNYDNTRRHCIKRENRRDGRDKDYLKEELRFARPRCDFQSIFEDQDFFSGDCFPTDSVGGARRVRSYFFDVTPILDTGFSTFVSLGSGPNSPSSKTFVSFISSGMGNFKLVTTYSQVVNGKKVVIKKVLENVSQKTKMGKDHLFHHIPPRHG, encoded by the coding sequence ATGGTGAATTACTACAAAGTCCTAGGCGTGCCTCACAATGCTTCCTCCTCTGATATTAAGAAGGCCTATCACCAGTTAGCTCTTCGGGTCCACCCAGACAAGAACTCAGAAAACCGGGAGGCAGCTGAGGAGAAGTTCAAACAAATAGCAGAGGCCTATGCAGTCTTGTCAGATGCTGAGAAACGGGACAACTATGACAACACCAGAAGGCACTGCAtcaaaagggaaaacagaagAGATGGCAGGGACAAGGATTATTTGAAGGAGGAACTGCGCTTTGCAAGGCCACGCTGTGACTTTCAAAGCATCTTTGAAGATCAAGACTTCTTCTCAGGAGACTGTTTTCCCACTGACAGTGTGGGAGGGGCCAGGAGAGTCCGCTCCTACTTCTTTGATGTGACCCCCATCCTGGACACAGGATTTTCTACTTTTGTATCCCTGGGCTCTGGGCCGAATTCCCCTTCCTCCAAGACATTTGTATCCTTCATAAGCAGTGGAATGGGAAACTTCAAACTGGTCACCACTTACAGCCAGGTAGTGAATGGCAAGAAAGTAGTTATAAAGAAAGTTCTAGAAAATGTGAGCCAGAAGACCAAAATGGGAAAAGACCACCTATTTCATCATATTCCTCCACGCCATGGGTAA